A single genomic interval of Chryseobacterium paludis harbors:
- a CDS encoding C1 family peptidase: MKNFKLVMIAIGMLSVTSCAKTDDDQNTTSTEVQKNYALGARLIDQSIYRNFAKVNINELTLKLKGKSESTAKNALASSYFIPGLPAIGDQGGEGSCVAWATAYTTTSGLESNFKGVTAKRSPEYVYNQIKLGSCDAGAYVSDGLNLIKNQGVCSWSEMPYTDTGCSTQPNTSQKNAASSHKFTTWATVDNTDISNVKTLLSMNLPIVIAVTVDYSFDHLSSSNGWIWKSHSGNVRGGHAIAVIGYDDAKQAFKVQNQWGTNWGNNGYFWIDYSFFAKANNGAINECYVAYVQ, from the coding sequence ATGAAAAATTTTAAACTCGTAATGATAGCGATAGGAATGCTATCTGTTACATCATGCGCAAAAACAGATGACGATCAAAACACCACCTCTACTGAAGTTCAAAAAAACTACGCATTGGGGGCACGGCTTATAGATCAATCTATCTACAGAAATTTTGCAAAAGTAAACATCAATGAACTTACGCTGAAATTAAAGGGAAAAAGTGAATCAACTGCTAAAAATGCTTTAGCATCCAGTTATTTTATTCCCGGTTTGCCAGCAATTGGTGATCAGGGCGGTGAAGGATCATGTGTTGCATGGGCGACCGCGTATACCACAACCAGTGGTTTAGAATCCAATTTTAAAGGAGTTACTGCAAAAAGAAGCCCTGAATATGTTTACAACCAGATCAAACTTGGTTCTTGTGATGCAGGTGCTTATGTTAGTGATGGTTTAAACTTAATTAAAAATCAGGGAGTTTGCAGCTGGAGTGAAATGCCTTACACGGATACAGGTTGCTCTACTCAGCCTAATACTTCCCAAAAAAATGCAGCTAGTAGTCATAAATTTACTACCTGGGCAACCGTCGACAATACGGATATAAGCAACGTAAAAACGCTTTTAAGTATGAATTTACCCATAGTTATCGCAGTTACAGTAGATTACAGCTTTGATCATTTAAGTTCATCAAACGGATGGATATGGAAGTCACATTCAGGTAATGTCCGAGGAGGACATGCAATTGCCGTAATAGGATATGACGATGCAAAACAAGCGTTTAAAGTACAAAATCAATGGGGTACAAATTGGGGGAACAACGGA